The segment CATGGCGCTATTGATGGCGCCGTAGCCCGCGCCCATGACCTGCGGATACCAGATGCCGATCACGCCAATGACCAGCCCGGCCAGTGCGGGGTGGAAGTACTTGGATCGCCGCGAGGCGCCCCGGAAGCGGGGCCGCAAGGACGCCACCAGCTTGACGAAGAGCAGCGAGGCAAAGCCACCGATGACGCCCAGCACCGCATAGGCAGCGAGTTCGGAGGGGTGCTTCAGTTCAAACGGCGGCGCCTGGAACAGGGGATGATCGCCGAAGAACGCGCGCGCCACCACGGTGCTCGAAACCGCGGCCAGCACCACGGCGCCGATGACGCCCGAGCTCCAGCGGCCGATGACCTCCTCGATGGTGAACAGCATCGCGGCGATCGGGGCATTGAACGCCGCCGCCAGTCCGGCGGCAGCACCGAGCGGCGCCAGCAAGCGTTGCTTGGAGCGCGACAACCGCAGCCGCCGGCCGAGCAGTGAGGCTAGGCCCGCCCCGATCTGGATGGAAGGATCTTCCGGCCCTAGCGATTGCCCGGTTCCGATGGCGATGGCTGAGGTAATGAACTTGCCCACCACGGTCCGGAACGAGATGTAGCCGTCGTAGATGTACAGCGCCGCTTTGGTCTGGTTGACGCCGCTGCCGCGCGCCCCGGAGAAATAGCGGATTACCAGAAACGCAACTACCAGTCCGCCCGCAACCGGCACCGCAATCTCGCGCCACAGCGGCCTCTGCGCGACGGGCAGCAGCACGTGCGCGGTGATCGCATCGATCGAGAGGCGGAAGGCCACCACTGCCAGTCCGGTGATGATGCCGATGAAGATGGCGAGGCCGAAATAGAGCCGGTCGGAGCGCAGGAATTTCCCCAGCCACGGCCATCCGGCGTGGTGGTGGCTGCGGGCGGCGGCATTGGTTGCCGCCTGCGCTACCGGCATGGGTCTGCGATCTGCAATACCTGTTGATTATGCCAAAAGCCGTGCCGCCAGCCCCAGTGCCAGGGCGGCTTCGTACTGGCGGCGATCGGCGGTGAGAAAGGGAGCGGCTCTGGCCAACCGTTCGCGACGAGCACGGCAGTGCCGAGATGAATGGCGTCCAGCGCTCGTACTCGCTGTTGCTCGGCAATCGATTCTGCCTGTGCCAACGCCGCAACGTCCACATCCACCAGCAACCAACCGTTCTGGTCCTCGGTAACCCGGCGCCGGGCAGTTGACCACGCCTGTGCACTCAAGGTGCCGTCCTCTCGCCGCCGCCGCAGGGCGCCGGTTAGCTCGACGGTGAGGATGCGGGCGGAACGATGCTGAACTGCCTGGCCCAAATCAATGCTCTTGCTGATCCCGGCTCGTCAAAGTAGGCGCACAGCAGCGCACTGGTATCCCAAAAGGCCGGTGCGCTATACACGATCTTCGCGAACTTCCATCAGAGTTTCAACGATGGACGGGCCGCCCCGCAGCTTGACCGCTTCCAGTGGCTGTGATCCATCGGACGGCGTGAACCTCTTTGACTAACGTGCCCTTCCGCCACCGCGAGAAATTCTGGTTGGCCTCCTTGAGCCCCATCTTCATGTAGCTAGGATACTGCTTGTTTCTGCGTCGACAAAAAACGGGGCCGGATGGCTCCGGCCCCGTCGGTATACGCGAGTGATGCTGTGTTTAGGGCCGGCCAGCGAGCGCTTTTTGGTAGAAGGTGCGCAGGTCGTTGCGCATTTTGATGCTGGCCTTGGTGTCGATGTAGATCATGTGGCCGCTCTGGTAATGGCCGGTCATGATGTCATTCGCCCGCGCTTGCGGTGAGACCTTCATGTGGGACAGCATCCATTCCACCGCGCCGTAGACGGTGGCGAAGTCGTAGTAACCCATGGCCACAAACAGCTTCAGGTCGGAATTGCGGTCGAAGGCGTCCTCCAGATTGGTGACGGTGTTGTACTCCCCCGACCAACGGCCGATGCCGCCGCCGAGCACGTAGTAGATGTCCGGATCCTTCCAGTTCAGATCGTGCCGCATGTAGTTCTCAAACGCGGTCAGGAAGGAGTTCTCGATGTTGGCGTCGCTGATGTCGAAGGGCGTGCGCTGCGCGCCGCCATCGGGCAGGTAGCCGGCGAAGCGGCTATCGAGACGGCCGGTCATCTCATGCTGGCCGCGCAGCAGTTCGGTCGAAAACTGGCCAAGATCGATGCGCAGATTGTTCTGGTCGAGAAAGCTCACTGGCAAGCCGATGAAGTCGTGCAGGTCGTTCAGTACCTTGGTGCGTTGCGCCGGGGTCATGTTGGCGCCATCGTAGAGCGCCTGCATGTATTCATGGCTGGCAAAGTTGATGGCGGCCTTCGACATCTGATCGGCGGTCAGCTTTTGCAGATTGGGCGACACCTTGTGGTGATACCACGCCGTCATTGCCTGGGTCGGCAGGGCATTGACGTAACGTAGCGGCCCGGCGTGCGATGCGGAGGAGATGATGGTGGATTGCAGAATCACGCCCGTGACCGGGATGTCGTGGTCGGTGAGATAACCGGCCAGGCCAGCCGAGCGCGTGGTGCCGTAGCTTTCGCCGTAAAGGAACAGGGGCGAGTTCCAGCGGTCGTACACGTTATTGAAGGAGCGGATGAACTCGCCGAAGGCGGCGATGTCATTCTCAACGCCCCAGAAATCGGCGCCATTTTCGGGCTTGGTGGGCCGGCTCCAGCCTGTACCCATGGCGTTGATGAAGCACAGGTCGGATTGGTCGAGCAGCGTATCGGGGTTGGGGACCACGGTGTAGGGCGGCTTGGAAAGTCCGTTTGGCTCCAGCTTGATCTTCACCGGCGCGTACGAGCCCAGATGCAGCCAGATCGAACCTGAGCCGGGGCCGCCATTGTAAAGATAGGTGATCGCCCGGTTCTGCAGATTCGACACGCCATCCTTGGCGTAGTAGGTGTAGTTGAGATAGCCCTCAACCACTTGCGTGGTGGCGTTCTTGATCGGAATGAAGCCCACCGTGGCGGTGTAGTTCAGCGTCTGGCCGTTGATCTGGATGGAATGGTGCGTGACGACCGGCGGCTCGCCCGCTCCCCAAATCACCACGGGTCGGTTCACTTTGACGTTCGGTTCGTAGCGGAACCAGTCGTTGGGATGCGGGTTCGGCGTTGGGCGCCGGAACTGCGCCGCCGCGCCGGTGATAAGGCCGAGCGCCAGTGCCGGCGCCAGCCAGTAAAACTGCCTCCATCTCGTCATGATGCTTTTCTCCTGTAATGATTTCTATAGCCGAGAGCCCTGAAGGGGCATCGTACACTGCTTTCGGCCCGCGGCGGAAGCAAAAAGGCCATGTTCACCGGGTCATGGCTGTTGGCAGGTCACCCGCGGCACGGCGGCGCGATGGGGCGCAAGCGATGTCCATGCTTGCAACGAGTGCTGGAGCTCGTGGCAGAGCCGCTGATAATGGTCCTCCATAGTCGCGGTGGGTGCGTCGTCGCTGAGCTCGATGAGGGTAATGAGATTGCCCAATTGCGTGTTCAAGCGGCGGAAGCTGGCCGGGCCTGCGGGCGCGGCGGCGTGGCGGCGGAAGCGCTGTCGACCGCTGGCGCGGAGGGCGGTGAGCTGCTGCTGTTGCGCGGCGCTGAGGTTGGGGATCTCGGCCGTCTGGACCTGCTGCGCTGCCGCATAGCTGGCCTGCATCGCGGCGGTGAGGGCGAGGCCGAGATCGCGCTGTTGCGCCAAGCCTGCGGCGGACGTGGTGATGCGCGGGTCCATGGTCACGGTCAGCGGCTGCCGGTAGACGCGGCCGTCCACATCCAGCCGCAGCTCGTACCGGCCCGGCGTTACGAACGGCCCGCGCGGGTCGGTCGGAGTCTGATGGATGAGGGCAGCGATAGGCTGCGAGTGTTCGAACGCTGGGGGCGGCGCGTAG is part of the Acidobacteriota bacterium genome and harbors:
- a CDS encoding chloride channel protein; translated protein: MPVAQAATNAAARSHHHAGWPWLGKFLRSDRLYFGLAIFIGIITGLAVVAFRLSIDAITAHVLLPVAQRPLWREIAVPVAGGLVVAFLVIRYFSGARGSGVNQTKAALYIYDGYISFRTVVGKFITSAIAIGTGQSLGPEDPSIQIGAGLASLLGRRLRLSRSKQRLLAPLGAAAGLAAAFNAPIAAMLFTIEEVIGRWSSGVIGAVVLAAVSSTVVARAFFGDHPLFQAPPFELKHPSELAAYAVLGVIGGFASLLFVKLVASLRPRFRGASRRSKYFHPALAGLVIGVIGIWYPQVMGAGYGAINSAMGGSYLWPTLAILSLLKIGATALSFSSGTPGGMFAPTLFIGAMMGGAVGGVEHLLLPRLTAPMGVYALVGMGTAFAGILRAPMTSVFLVVEVSGSYDIVLPLIISNAIAYYISRRWQPTPIFELLTQQDGITLPSMEERREEEVLHVEDAMRSPYGGGRLAPPVVDAARPVREAWLKAQTAPRKFVLVDGGRSAWYGVTLDMLAPLVVRAEEERPLLEVLQPEWRLPVLYPDQPLETFLREAGDEPLLPVIHRANGLLLGVLTLTDALAAYHRNQSS
- a CDS encoding peptidase S10: MTRWRQFYWLAPALALGLITGAAAQFRRPTPNPHPNDWFRYEPNVKVNRPVVIWGAGEPPVVTHHSIQINGQTLNYTATVGFIPIKNATTQVVEGYLNYTYYAKDGVSNLQNRAITYLYNGGPGSGSIWLHLGSYAPVKIKLEPNGLSKPPYTVVPNPDTLLDQSDLCFINAMGTGWSRPTKPENGADFWGVENDIAAFGEFIRSFNNVYDRWNSPLFLYGESYGTTRSAGLAGYLTDHDIPVTGVILQSTIISSASHAGPLRYVNALPTQAMTAWYHHKVSPNLQKLTADQMSKAAINFASHEYMQALYDGANMTPAQRTKVLNDLHDFIGLPVSFLDQNNLRIDLGQFSTELLRGQHEMTGRLDSRFAGYLPDGGAQRTPFDISDANIENSFLTAFENYMRHDLNWKDPDIYYVLGGGIGRWSGEYNTVTNLEDAFDRNSDLKLFVAMGYYDFATVYGAVEWMLSHMKVSPQARANDIMTGHYQSGHMIYIDTKASIKMRNDLRTFYQKALAGRP